In Castanea sativa cultivar Marrone di Chiusa Pesio chromosome 6, ASM4071231v1, a single window of DNA contains:
- the LOC142641742 gene encoding uncharacterized protein LOC142641742 — MALQAGISTSKVLVLAGAGWTCSVVLRSGRLSELIAQLQALLRGVDEAEISSDKYDSAALTAQIRQLAQEIRELAVSHPVTVFNGNSASSGSYASYLMPAAALGAMGYCYMWWKGWSLSDVMFVTKNNMANAVATVSKQLENVNEALSATKRHLTQKLESLDWKVEEHKETSKLIANDVNEVKSNLSQIGFDVESIHQMLSGLEGKIELLESKQDMTNSGLWYLCQVAGGFKDGLNAKLFKDVGDTVTNHSTITFEENSLKGLQFIAETKDSGVIDISTRTAKKIDLDNFPGEKAPTLNNRIHRSYPVGMSLAEIL, encoded by the exons ATGGCCTTACAGGCTGGGATTTCAACCTCCAAGGTTCTTGTTCTTGCCGGAGCAG GTTGGACTTGTTCGGTTGTTTTGAGAAGCGGGCGATTGTCTGAACTCATTGCACAACTTCAAGCATTACTCAGAGGCGTAGATGAAGCTGAAATCTCGTCTGACAAGTATGACAGTGCGGCTCTTACAGCTCAG ATTCGACAATTGGCTCAAGAGATCAGGGAGTTAGCTGTTTCCCATCCTGTTACTGTTTTCAATGGGAACTCTGCCTCCAGTG GGAGTTATGCTTCTTATTTAATGCCTGCCGCTGCACTGGGAGCAATGGGATATTGTTACATGTGGTGGAAG GGATGGTCACTTTCTGATGTAATGTTTGTAACAAAGAACAATATGGCAAATGCTGTTGCAACTGTCTCCAAACAATTAGAGAATGTCAATGAAGCACTGTCT GCGACAAAGAGGCATCTAACCCAGAAGCTAGAAAGCTTGGACTGGAAGGTTGAGGAGCATAAGGAAACATCCAAGCTTATTGCAAATGAT GTTAATGAGGTGAAGTCAAACCTTTCTCAAATTGGGTTTGATGTTGAATCTATCCATCAAATGCTATCTGGGTTG GAAGGAAAGATTGAGCTTCTTGAAAGCAAACAG GATATGACCAACTCGGGCCTATGGTATCTATGCCAAGTGGCTGGAGGCTTCAAAGATGGGCTTAATGCTAAACTTTTTAAG GATGTCGGTGATACAGTAACAAATCATTCAACAATCACATTTGAGGAGAACTCGCTCAAG GGACTTCAATTCATTGCTGAAACGAAGGACTCAGGTGTGATTGATATATCGACGAGAACCGCAAAGAAAATTGATCTTGACAACTTCCCTGGGGAAAAAGCTCCGACACTGAATAATAGAATTCACAGGTCATATCCAGTTGGGATGTCTTTGGCTGAGATATTATGA
- the LOC142638728 gene encoding protein IQ-DOMAIN 33, with translation MGITGELVRSVFSRNRSVGTHESNVRSNVAEKKRWSSVRAYLCGDEFNSVVAEEDSASVKSSEATVTQPILEDLTDKVDIRSEETKEDIPEEEQDSTHNFLCEENAATIIQSAFRGFLVRHQIEGIKLKDGNQDLILETESPSRESVGTSVEVQTGNSAEVFSVQEEKVAIPHRMQQKARTQVLQLKEDWDDSKVSSNISKMRIQNRLEATTRRERALAYAFSQQLRICSKRKQSKANGEEPNMGWSWLERWMATRLPESSSVESHINTQLEPFDSNQRLMLSKRFFDVAGEEKESCGSNEVSVQFDSFKVAAPKVKDGLKPNKNRLKAPRTVSRRKTVPSYHSTKEYTKVSMKDGSRETEKEIKSNQNQVGSKREIKCKSNSS, from the exons ATGGGCATCACTGGAGAGTTGGTACGGAGTGTCTTCTCTAGAAACCGGTCAGTTGGGACTCATGAAAGCAAT GTAAGGAGCAATGTGGCGGAAAAGAAACGATGGAGCTCTGTTAGAGCATACCTTTGTGGTGATGAATTCAATTCAGTTGTTGCAGAGGAGGATTCAGCTTCAGTTAAAAGCTCTGAGGCCACTGTTACACAGCCCATACTAGAAGACTTGACAGACAAAGTAGATATCCGGAGTGAAGAAACCAAGGAAGATATACCAGAGGAAGAACAGGATTCAACCCATAATTTCTTGTGTGAAGAAAATGCCGCAACCATCATTCAGTCAGCATTTAGAGGCTTTCTG GTTAGGCATCAAATTGAAGGAATAAAACTGAAAGATGGTAACCAGGATCTTATTTTGGAAACAGAAAGTCCAAGTAGGGAGTCTGTGGGCACTTCAGTTGAAGTTCAAACAGGAAATTCTGCTGAAGTCTTCTCAGTACAAGAAGAGAAAGTGGCAATTCCCCACCGAATGCAACAGAAGGCCAGAACTCAAGTTCTACAGCTGAAG GAAGACTGGGATGATAGCAAAGTGAGTAGCAACATATCTAAAATGAGGATTCAGAACAGACTGGAGGCAACAACTAGGCGTGAGAGAGCCCTAGCTTATGCTTTCTCACAACAG CTTCGAATCTGTTCAAAGAGAAAACAGTCCAAAGCCAATGGCGAAGAACCAAACATGGGTTGGAGCTGGCTAGAGCGGTGGATGGCAACCCGCCTTCCAGAAAGCTCCTCAGTTGAAAGCCATATAAACACGCAGCTTGAACCATTTGACAGTAATCAAAGACTCATGCTCAGCAAACGATTTTTCGATGTAgcaggagaagaaaaagaaagctgtGGCTCAAATGAGGTGTCTGTCCAATTTGACAGCTTTAAAGTAGCTGCACCAAAAGTGAAAGATGGATTGAAGCCTAACAAAAACAGGCTTAAGGCTCCCAGAACTGTGTCTAGGCGGAAAACTGTGCCAAGCTACCATAGCACAAAAGAGTACACCAAG GTGAGTATGAAGGATGGTTCAAGGGAGActgaaaaggaaataaagagcAATCAAAACCAAGTGGGCAGCAAAAGAGAAATTAAATGCAAAAGTAATTCATCTTAA